One region of Fragaria vesca subsp. vesca linkage group LG4, FraVesHawaii_1.0, whole genome shotgun sequence genomic DNA includes:
- the LOC101307194 gene encoding 60S ribosomal protein L14-2-like, with protein MPFKRYVEIGRVALVNYGEDYGKLVVIVDVIDQNRALVDAPDMVRSQMNFKRLSLTDIKIDIKRVPKKKELLAAMEAADVKKKWESSSWGRKLIVQKRRASLNDFDRFKLMLAKIKRAGLVKNELSKLKKGVTA; from the exons ATG CCTTTCAAGAGGTACGTCGAGATCGGAAGGGTGGCTCTCGTCAACTACGGCGAGGACTACGGCAAGCTCGTCGTCATCGTCGACGTCATCGACCAGAACAGA GCTCTTGTGGATGCCCCCGATATGGTGAGGTCCCAAATGAATTTCAAGAGACTTTCCCTCACTGACATCAAGATTGATATCAAGAGGGTCCCCAAGAAGAAGGAACTGCTGGCTGCAATGGAGGCTGCTG ATGTGAAGAAGAAGTGGGAAAGCAGCTCTTGGGGTAGGAAACTGATTGTTCAGAAGAGAAGGGCATCTCTTAATGACTTTGATCGATTCAAGCTCATGTTGGCTAAGATCAAG AGGGCTGGGCTGGTGAAGAACGAGCTTTCTAAACTGAAGAAGGGGGTTACAGCTTAA
- the LOC101298118 gene encoding translation initiation factor eIF-2B subunit beta-like: MVEGEALVNELATKLRKRKVVGSRETARLTAELFRTVISLQRVTSAALVEVVRDVGQKLIAANPVELAVGNIVRRVLRIIRDSDLSLEVEGLTLVSQGDDGDVVEEDDKPFRLSDAISQTIFHPPSLVAQLESKPNLVRHFEGKADKTPRSWQFKHHIIEGVNDLIEDINTCHELIADQALELIHQNEVILTLGHSRTVKNFLYAAKEKKRSFHVYVAEGAPKHLGHVLANELAEKHLRTTVIPDSSVFAMISRVNMVIVGVHAVMANGGVIAPVGMNMVALAAKRHAVPFVVVAGTHKLCPLFPNNPEVLLNDMRCPSELLPFGDFSDCMDYSVGSGAPHLHVVNPAFDYVPPELVSLFVTELGGYHPSYIYRLIADYYSDDDIVLQQKPAC; this comes from the exons ATGGTGGAAGGTGAAGCTCTCGTCAATGAACTCGCCACCAAGCTCAGGAAACG GAAGGTGGTGGGTTCTAGAGAGACTGCTCGGCTGACGGCGGAGTTGTTCCGGACGGTGATATCCCTGCAGAGGGTGACGTCAGCCGCCCTTGTTGAGGTAGTCAGAGATGTTGGCCAGAAGCTTATTGCTGCCAACCCTGTTG AGCTTGCTGTTGGGAACATTGTTAGGCGTGTTCTGCGCATCATTAGGGACAGTGATCTTTCACTGGAAGTTGAAGGATTAACTTTAGTCTCTCAAGGTGATGATGGAGATGTTGTTGAGGAAGATGATAAACCATTTCGATTATCTGATGCTATTTCCCAAACAATTTTCCATCCGCCTTCATTGGTGGCACAGCTTGAAAGCAAACCCAACTTGGTTCGCCACTTTGAGGGAAAAG CTGATAAAACTCCTAGGAGCTGGCAGTTTAAGCACCACATCATTGAGGGAGTTAATGATCTCATTGAGGATATAAATACTTGCCATGAACTGATCGCAGACCAGGCGTTGGAGCTTATACATCAAAA TGAGGTGATACTAACATTAGGTCATTCAAGGACAGTGAAGAACTTCCTCTATGCTGCAAAGGAGAAGAAAAGATCGTTCCATGTCTATGTGGCCGAGGGTGCTCCTAA GCATTTGGGGCATGTGCTTGCAAATGAGTTGGCTGAAAAGCATTTGCGAACAACCGTTATTCCAGACTCTTCAGTGTTTGCCATGATTTCAAGAGTTAACATG GTTATAGTCGGGGTTCATGCTGTGATGGCCAACGGTGGGGTCATTGCGCCTGTTGGGATGAATATGGTTGCACTTGCTGCGAAAAGGCACGCTGTTCCATTTGTTGTGGTTGCTGGCACTCATAAG TTATGTCCCCTATTTCCAAACAATCCAGAGGTTTTGCTGAATGATATGAGATGTCCATCCGAGCTATTACCTTTTGGGGATTTCTCAGATTGCATGGATTATAGTGTTGGTAGTGGAGCTCCTCATTTGCATGTTGTTAATCCTGCATTTGATTATGTGCCTCCCGAGCTAGTCAGTCTTTTTGTTACTGAACT AGGGGGTTATCATCCATCGTACATCTATAGGCTCATTGCGGATTATTACTCTGATGATGATATAGTTCTGCAACAAAAACCTGCTTGCTGA